In Maniola hyperantus chromosome 13, iAphHyp1.2, whole genome shotgun sequence, one genomic interval encodes:
- the Esp gene encoding sodium-independent sulfate anion transporter isoform X2 has product MIPRRKHNASSGSLPPPDDKHASNDYILSDGSAREGWRAALRRRCNRKTLRKRLPVVGWLPQYSVQQAVGDAIAGVTVGLTVIPQSLAYANIAGLPPQHGLYGSFLGCFVYIVLGGCRAVPAGPTAIASLLTWQVAGGVLPKAILLNLLTGLVELLMGALGLGFLVNFVSGPVSSGFTSAVALMIATSQVKDLFAIPVTGTTFLQQWISIFRNIHGAALWDPVLGFSCIALLLSMRKIGMVKLGADRPEGPNTRQKVLTKLMWLLGTCRNALVVVAGGALGFAVAARGSAPVRLMGAIPAGVPAPTLPALSYVRADNSTADFLDMVSELGSGLLVIPLIALLEDIAICKAFSDGRTIDATQEMIALGMANVANSFVQAFPGGGSLARSVVSNGSGVRTPLNGLYTGVIVIVALQFFTQYFEYIPKASLAAVIISAILFMVEYDVVKPMWRAKKLDLIPGIGTFVLCLTLPIELGILTGVVVNIVFILYHAARPKFSVEILKTEAGVEYLMITPDRCLMFPSVDYVRRLVTKSAAGGALPVVLECTHIYSADYTAAKSIEQLTADFHARRQPLYFYNVKPSVCSIFEAVTKPEHFTVFYEDDELDRLLAADPRLQDVKPPPPPGASPA; this is encoded by the exons TGTCCGACGGCAGCGCGCGCGAGGGCTGGCGCGCGGCGCTGCGGCGGCGCTGCAACCGCAAGACGCTGCGCAAGCGGCTGCCCGTGGTGGGCTGGCTGCCGCAGTACAGCGTGCAGCAGGCCGTGGGCGACGCCATCGCGGGCGTCACGGTGGGGCTCACCGTCATCCCACAGTCGCTGGCCTACGCCAACATCGCGGGCCTGCCGCCGCAGCACGGGCTGTACGGCTCGTTCCTGGGCTGCTTCGTATACATCGTGCTGGGCGGCTGCCGCGCCGTGCCGGCCGGCCCCACGGCCATCGCCTCGCTGCTGACGTGGCAGGTGGCGGGCGGCGTGCTGCCCAAGGCCATCCTGCTCAACCTGCTCACGGGGCTCGTGGAGCTGCTCATGGGCGCGCTGGGGCTGGGCTTCCTCGTCAACTTCGTATCGGGGCCCGTGTCCTCGGGCTTCACGTCGGCCGTGGCGCTCATGATCGCCACGAGCCAGGTCAAGGACCTGTTCGCGATCCCCGTCACCGGCACCACGTTCCTGCAGCAGTGGATCTCCATCTTCCGCAACATCCACGGCGCCGCGCTGTGGGACCCCGTGCTGGGCTTCTCCTGCATCGCGCTGCTGCTGTCCATGCGCAAGATCGGCATGGTGAAGCTGGGCGCCGACCGCCCCGAGGGCCCCAACACGCGCCAGAAGGTGCTCACGAAGCTCATGTGGCTGCTGGGCACGTGCCGCAACGCGCTGGTGGTGGTGGCGGGCGGCGCGCTGGGCTTCGCCGTGGCGGCGCGTGGCTCGGCGCCCGTGCGGCTCATGGGCGCCATCCCGGCCGGCGTGCCCGCGCCCACGCTGCCCGCGCTGTCGTACGTGCGCGCCGACAACAGCACGGCCGACTTCCTGGACATGGTGTCGGAGCTGGGCTCGGGGCTGCTCGTCATCCCGCTCATCGCGCTGCTGGAGGACATCGCCATCTGCAAGGCGTTCTCGGACGGGCGCACCATTGACGCCACGCAGGAGATGATCGCGCTGGGCATGGCCAACGTGGCCAACTCCTTCGTGCAGGCGTTCCCGGGCGGCGGCTCTCTGGCGCGCTCCGTGGTGTCCAACGGCTCGGGCGTGCGCACGCCGCTCAACGGCCTGTACACCGGCGTCATCGTCATCGTGGCGCTGCAGTTCTTCACGCAGTACTTCGAGTACATCCCCAAGGCGTCGCTGGCGGCCGTCATCATCTCCGCCATTCTCTTCATGGTGGAGTACGACGTCGTCAAGCCGATGTGGCGCGCCAAGA AGCTGGACCTGATCCCGGGCATCGGCACGTTCGTGCTGTGCCTCACGCTGCCCATCGAGCTGGGCATCCTGACGGGCGTGGTGGTCAACATCGTGTTTATCCTGTACCACGCGGCGCGCCCCAAGTTCTCCGTGGAGATCCTGAAG ACGGAGGCGGGCGTGGAGTACCTGATGATCACGCCCGACCGCTGCCTCATGTTCCCGTCGGTGGACTACGTGCGGCGCCTGGTGACCAagagcgcggcgggcggcgcgctgCCCGTGGTGCTGGAGTGCACGCACATCTACAGCGCCGACTACACGGCCGCCAAGAGCATCGAGCAGCTCACGGCCGACTTCCACGCGCGCCGCCAGCCGCTGTACTTCTACAACGTCAAGCCGTCCGTGTGCTCCATCTTCGAGGCCGTGACCAAGCCGGAGCACTTCACGGTGTTCTACGAGGACGACGAGCTGGACCGGCTGCTGGCGGCCGACCCGCGCCTGCAGGACGTcaagccgccgccgccgcccggcgCCTCGCCCGCCTGA
- the LOC117987926 gene encoding WD repeat domain phosphoinositide-interacting protein 2-like isoform X1, translating to MASRRSTPASRARTPAWWTGSLAVPWWPSSPSRLPGEGSCRSLVAGSSSGYHLFALTPDDGIEEIYASQSGQDTCLVDRLFSSSLVAIVTVSAPRKLIVCHYKKGTEICNYSYSNTILAVKLNRSRLVVCLEESLHVHNIRDMKILHTIRDTPPNPRGLCALSPSAELCLVAYPGSSAVGEVQIFDCVHLHAKCVIAAHDSPLAALAWSACGRRLATASERGTVIRVFLVPERTRLYEFRRGVKRCVAIACLAFSACGTYLAATSNTETVHVFRLQEGAAGGGAAATERAAEGEAAAEGWMEWLSSAVSAGAGYLPAQVADVLAQGRAFAAARLPRAAKRAVAAVTNVARRPRLVVATDAGAVHVFALDAAEGGDCALLRTHRLLDAPPAAPPAEPPAAPGCSYAGALRGRQPDTLTESERAAELGTALAGSPPRGAFDLRDHRHFPPMRQPANSGAAPE from the exons ATGGCATCGAGGAGATCTACGCCAGCCAGTCGGGCCAGGACACCTGCCTGGTGGACCGGCTCTTTAGCAGTTCCCTGGTGGCCATCGTCACCGTCTCGGCTCCCAGGTGAGGGCTCATGCAGGTCGCTGGTGGCGGGCAGCAGCAGCGGCTACCACCTGTTCGCGCTCACGCCCGACGATGGCATCGAGGAGATCTACGCCAGCCAGTCGGGCCAGGACACCTGCCTGGTGGACCGGCTCTTTAGCAGTTCCCTGGTGGCCATCGTCACCGTCTCGGCTCCCAG GAAGCTGATCGTGTGCCACTACAAGAAGGGCACGGAGATCTGCAACTACAGCTACAGCAACACCATCCTGGCCGTGAAGCTGAACCGCTCGCGGCTCGTGGTGTGCCTGGAGGAGTCGCTGCACGTCCACAACATCCGCGACATGAAGATCCTGCACACCATCCGCGACACGCCGCCCAACCCGCGCGGCCTGTGCGCGCTGTCGCCCAGCGCCGAGCTCTGCCTCGTGGCCTACCCGGGCAGCAGCGCCGTGGGCGAGGTGCAGATCTTCGACTGCGTGCACCTGCACGCCAAGTGCGTCATCGCGGCGCACGACAGCCCGCTGGCCGCGCTGGCGTGGTCGGCGTGCGGCCGCCGCCTGGCCACGGCGTCCGAGCGCGGCACCGTCATCCGCGTGTTCCTCGTGCCCGAGCGCACGCGCCTCTACGAGTTCCGGCGCGGCGTCAAGCGCTGCGTGGCCATCGCGTGCCTGGCCTTCAGCGCGTGCGGCACCTACCTGGCCGCCACCTCCAACACCGAGACCGTGCACGTGTTCCGGCTGCAGGAGG gcgcggcgggcggcggcgcggcggcgacgGAGCGCGCGGCCGAGGGCGAGGCCGCGGCGGAGGGCTGGATGGAGTGGCTGTCGTCGGCCGTGTCGGCGGGCGCGGGCTACCTGCCGGCGCAGGTGGCCGACGTGCTGGCGCAGGGCCGCGCCTTCGCCGCCGCGCGTCTGCCGCGCGCCGCCAAGCGCGCCGTGGCCGCCGTCACCAA CGTGGCGCGGCGGCCGCGGCTGGTGGTGGCGACGGACGCGGGCGCCGTGCACGTGTTCGCGCTGGACGCGGCCGAGGGCGGCGACTGCGCGCTGCTGCGCACGCACCGCCTGCTcgacgcgccgcccgccgcgccgcccgccgagCCGCCAG CCGCGCCGGGCTGCAGCTACGCGGGCGCGCTGCGCGGCCGCCAGCCGGACACGCTCACAG AGTCGGAGCGCGCGGCCGAGCTGGGCACGGCGCTGGCGGGCTCGCCGCCGCGCGGCGCCTTCGACCTGCGCGACCACCGCCACTTCCCGCCCATGCGCCAGCCCGCCAACAGCGGCGCCGCGCCCGAGTAG
- the Esp gene encoding sodium-independent sulfate anion transporter isoform X1 — translation MIPRRKHNASSGSLPPPDDKHASNDYILSDGSAREGWRAALRRRCNRKTLRKRLPVVGWLPQYSVQQAVGDAIAGVTVGLTVIPQSLAYANIAGLPPQHGLYGSFLGCFVYIVLGGCRAVPAGPTAIASLLTWQVAGGVLPKAILLNLLTGLVELLMGALGLGFLVNFVSGPVSSGFTSAVALMIATSQVKDLFAIPVTGTTFLQQWISIFRNIHGAALWDPVLGFSCIALLLSMRKIGMVKLGADRPEGPNTRQKVLTKLMWLLGTCRNALVVVAGGALGFAVAARGSAPVRLMGAIPAGVPAPTLPALSYVRADNSTADFLDMVSELGSGLLVIPLIALLEDIAICKAFSDGRTIDATQEMIALGMANVANSFVQAFPGGGSLARSVVSNGSGVRTPLNGLYTGVIVIVALQFFTQYFEYIPKASLAAVIISAILFMVEYDVVKPMWRAKKLDLIPGIGTFVLCLTLPIELGILTGVVVNIVFILYHAARPKFSVEILKTEAGVEYLMITPDRCLMFPSVDYVRRLVTKSAAGGALPVVLECTHIYSADYTAAKSIEQLTADFHARRQPLYFYNVKPSVCSIFEAVTKPEHFTVFYEDDELDRLLAADPRLQDVKPPPPPGASPA, via the exons ATGATCCCGCGCAGGAAGCACAACGCGTCGTCCGGCTCGCTGCCGCCGCCCGACGACAAGCACGCCAGCAACGACTACATCC TGTCCGACGGCAGCGCGCGCGAGGGCTGGCGCGCGGCGCTGCGGCGGCGCTGCAACCGCAAGACGCTGCGCAAGCGGCTGCCCGTGGTGGGCTGGCTGCCGCAGTACAGCGTGCAGCAGGCCGTGGGCGACGCCATCGCGGGCGTCACGGTGGGGCTCACCGTCATCCCACAGTCGCTGGCCTACGCCAACATCGCGGGCCTGCCGCCGCAGCACGGGCTGTACGGCTCGTTCCTGGGCTGCTTCGTATACATCGTGCTGGGCGGCTGCCGCGCCGTGCCGGCCGGCCCCACGGCCATCGCCTCGCTGCTGACGTGGCAGGTGGCGGGCGGCGTGCTGCCCAAGGCCATCCTGCTCAACCTGCTCACGGGGCTCGTGGAGCTGCTCATGGGCGCGCTGGGGCTGGGCTTCCTCGTCAACTTCGTATCGGGGCCCGTGTCCTCGGGCTTCACGTCGGCCGTGGCGCTCATGATCGCCACGAGCCAGGTCAAGGACCTGTTCGCGATCCCCGTCACCGGCACCACGTTCCTGCAGCAGTGGATCTCCATCTTCCGCAACATCCACGGCGCCGCGCTGTGGGACCCCGTGCTGGGCTTCTCCTGCATCGCGCTGCTGCTGTCCATGCGCAAGATCGGCATGGTGAAGCTGGGCGCCGACCGCCCCGAGGGCCCCAACACGCGCCAGAAGGTGCTCACGAAGCTCATGTGGCTGCTGGGCACGTGCCGCAACGCGCTGGTGGTGGTGGCGGGCGGCGCGCTGGGCTTCGCCGTGGCGGCGCGTGGCTCGGCGCCCGTGCGGCTCATGGGCGCCATCCCGGCCGGCGTGCCCGCGCCCACGCTGCCCGCGCTGTCGTACGTGCGCGCCGACAACAGCACGGCCGACTTCCTGGACATGGTGTCGGAGCTGGGCTCGGGGCTGCTCGTCATCCCGCTCATCGCGCTGCTGGAGGACATCGCCATCTGCAAGGCGTTCTCGGACGGGCGCACCATTGACGCCACGCAGGAGATGATCGCGCTGGGCATGGCCAACGTGGCCAACTCCTTCGTGCAGGCGTTCCCGGGCGGCGGCTCTCTGGCGCGCTCCGTGGTGTCCAACGGCTCGGGCGTGCGCACGCCGCTCAACGGCCTGTACACCGGCGTCATCGTCATCGTGGCGCTGCAGTTCTTCACGCAGTACTTCGAGTACATCCCCAAGGCGTCGCTGGCGGCCGTCATCATCTCCGCCATTCTCTTCATGGTGGAGTACGACGTCGTCAAGCCGATGTGGCGCGCCAAGA AGCTGGACCTGATCCCGGGCATCGGCACGTTCGTGCTGTGCCTCACGCTGCCCATCGAGCTGGGCATCCTGACGGGCGTGGTGGTCAACATCGTGTTTATCCTGTACCACGCGGCGCGCCCCAAGTTCTCCGTGGAGATCCTGAAG ACGGAGGCGGGCGTGGAGTACCTGATGATCACGCCCGACCGCTGCCTCATGTTCCCGTCGGTGGACTACGTGCGGCGCCTGGTGACCAagagcgcggcgggcggcgcgctgCCCGTGGTGCTGGAGTGCACGCACATCTACAGCGCCGACTACACGGCCGCCAAGAGCATCGAGCAGCTCACGGCCGACTTCCACGCGCGCCGCCAGCCGCTGTACTTCTACAACGTCAAGCCGTCCGTGTGCTCCATCTTCGAGGCCGTGACCAAGCCGGAGCACTTCACGGTGTTCTACGAGGACGACGAGCTGGACCGGCTGCTGGCGGCCGACCCGCGCCTGCAGGACGTcaagccgccgccgccgcccggcgCCTCGCCCGCCTGA
- the LOC117987926 gene encoding WD repeat domain phosphoinositide-interacting protein 2-like isoform X2, which yields MASRRSTPASRARTPAWWTGSLAVPWWPSSPSRLPGEGSCRSLVAGSSSGYHLFALTPDDGIEEIYASQSGQDTCLVDRLFSSSLVAIVTVSAPRKLIVCHYKKGTEICNYSYSNTILAVKLNRSRLVVCLEESLHVHNIRDMKILHTIRDTPPNPRGLCALSPSAELCLVAYPGSSAVGEVQIFDCVHLHAKCVIAAHDSPLAALAWSACGRRLATASERGTVIRVFLVPERTRLYEFRRGVKRCVAIACLAFSACGTYLAATSNTETVHVFRLQEGAAGGGAAATERAAEGEAAAEGWMEWLSSAVSAGAGYLPAQVADVLAQGRAFAAARLPRAAKRAVAAVTNVARRPRLVVATDAGAVHVFALDAAEGGDCALLRTHRLLDAPPAAPPAEPPESERAAELGTALAGSPPRGAFDLRDHRHFPPMRQPANSGAAPE from the exons ATGGCATCGAGGAGATCTACGCCAGCCAGTCGGGCCAGGACACCTGCCTGGTGGACCGGCTCTTTAGCAGTTCCCTGGTGGCCATCGTCACCGTCTCGGCTCCCAGGTGAGGGCTCATGCAGGTCGCTGGTGGCGGGCAGCAGCAGCGGCTACCACCTGTTCGCGCTCACGCCCGACGATGGCATCGAGGAGATCTACGCCAGCCAGTCGGGCCAGGACACCTGCCTGGTGGACCGGCTCTTTAGCAGTTCCCTGGTGGCCATCGTCACCGTCTCGGCTCCCAG GAAGCTGATCGTGTGCCACTACAAGAAGGGCACGGAGATCTGCAACTACAGCTACAGCAACACCATCCTGGCCGTGAAGCTGAACCGCTCGCGGCTCGTGGTGTGCCTGGAGGAGTCGCTGCACGTCCACAACATCCGCGACATGAAGATCCTGCACACCATCCGCGACACGCCGCCCAACCCGCGCGGCCTGTGCGCGCTGTCGCCCAGCGCCGAGCTCTGCCTCGTGGCCTACCCGGGCAGCAGCGCCGTGGGCGAGGTGCAGATCTTCGACTGCGTGCACCTGCACGCCAAGTGCGTCATCGCGGCGCACGACAGCCCGCTGGCCGCGCTGGCGTGGTCGGCGTGCGGCCGCCGCCTGGCCACGGCGTCCGAGCGCGGCACCGTCATCCGCGTGTTCCTCGTGCCCGAGCGCACGCGCCTCTACGAGTTCCGGCGCGGCGTCAAGCGCTGCGTGGCCATCGCGTGCCTGGCCTTCAGCGCGTGCGGCACCTACCTGGCCGCCACCTCCAACACCGAGACCGTGCACGTGTTCCGGCTGCAGGAGG gcgcggcgggcggcggcgcggcggcgacgGAGCGCGCGGCCGAGGGCGAGGCCGCGGCGGAGGGCTGGATGGAGTGGCTGTCGTCGGCCGTGTCGGCGGGCGCGGGCTACCTGCCGGCGCAGGTGGCCGACGTGCTGGCGCAGGGCCGCGCCTTCGCCGCCGCGCGTCTGCCGCGCGCCGCCAAGCGCGCCGTGGCCGCCGTCACCAA CGTGGCGCGGCGGCCGCGGCTGGTGGTGGCGACGGACGCGGGCGCCGTGCACGTGTTCGCGCTGGACGCGGCCGAGGGCGGCGACTGCGCGCTGCTGCGCACGCACCGCCTGCTcgacgcgccgcccgccgcgccgcccgccgagCCGCCAG AGTCGGAGCGCGCGGCCGAGCTGGGCACGGCGCTGGCGGGCTCGCCGCCGCGCGGCGCCTTCGACCTGCGCGACCACCGCCACTTCCCGCCCATGCGCCAGCCCGCCAACAGCGGCGCCGCGCCCGAGTAG
- the Npl4 gene encoding nuclear protein localization protein 4 homolog produces MSLSLNCQFLKLSCQCLVLCSYFITIFINKMSGSKKMTLRVQSAEGTARVEVLDTDATARLYERVYEALNLSTFGFCLHKDRARKEEITSSKSRQLRACGLQHGDMLYLSPVNGAVLFDQPSTSAETNNKPFGEPVEAGPSSVALPTSATKPSAPAEDEVDLQLYRLSGNIQRQRDDKLCRHNSKGCCVHCSPLEPWDESYLKEHNIKHLSFHSYLRKMTSGKFITLDELSFKIKPGCKEHPPWPRGICSACQPGAATLTRQPYRHVDNVLLEHAAPVDRFLAYWRATGHQRIGFLYGQYEQHPDVPLGIRARVSAIYEPPQECTRDSVRLADDEHEALVEELARRLGLRRVGWLFTDLLPKDRTAATVQCLRGVDTHFLSAQECIMAGHYQNQHPNACRHASSGYFGSKFFTVCVTGDSNNQIHLEGYQVSGQCQALVRDGILLPTRDAPELGYIRDCTPQQYVPDVYYKEKDAYGNEVGVSAKRLPVAYLLVDVPCGVAPASASSLFSASARFPPAHRPLQQHVQSLHALHQHVQQSSSFLEAASDLHVLLYLATNDAHPLSLEQLQPLVDAVRARDAAAADAWRQTPAAAALLLRARAAHDGASATPRATSAGADAPGVWTCPLCTFHNAAPLDACEMCAMPRNAM; encoded by the exons ATGTCATTGTCACTTAATTGTCAATTTCTAAAATTGTCATGTCAGTGCTTAGTGCTGTGTAGTTAttttatcacaatttttataaataaaatgtcaGGATCAAAGAAAATG ACGCTGCGCGTGCAGTCGGCGGAGGGCACGGCGCGCGTCGAGGTGCTGGACACGGACGCGACGGCGCGGCTGTACGAGCGCGTGTACGAGGCGCTGAACCTCAGCACGTTCGGCTTCTGCCTGCACAAGGACCGCGCGCGCAAGGAGGAGATCACGTCGAGCAAGTCGCGCCAGCTGCGCGCCTGCGGCCTGCAGCACGGGGACATGCTCTACCTGAGCCCCGTCAACGGCGCCGTGCTGTTCGACCAACCCTCCACCAGTGCAGAG ACAAACAATAAACCATTTGGAGAGCCTGTGGAGGCGGGGCCATCATCAGTGGCTCTGCCGACATCGGCCACAAAGCCCAGTGCTCCGGCTGAGGACGAGGTGGACCTGCAGCTGTACCGTCTCTCGGGGAACATACAGCGACAGAGAGATGACAAATT ATGCAGACACAACTCCAAAGGCTGCTGCGTGCACTGCTCCCCGCTGGAGCCCTGGGACGAAAGCTACCTCAAGGAACACAACATTAAGCACCTCTCCTTCCACTCCTACTTGAGAAAGATGACTTCGGGAAAATTCATCACTCTGGACGAACTCtcgtttaaaataaaacctg GGTGTAAGGAGCACCCGCCGTGGCCGCGCGGCATCTGCTCGGCGTGCCAGCCCGGCGCCGCCACGCTGACTCGCCAGCCCTACCGCCACGTGGACAACGTGCTGCTGGAGCACGCGGCGCCCGTCGACCGCTTCCTGGCCTACTGGCGTGCCACGGGCCACCAGCGCATCGGCTTCCTCTACGGCCAGTACGAGCAGCATCCCGACGTGCCTCTAG GTATCCGTGCCCGCGTGTCTGCAATATACGAGCCGCCGCAGGAGTGCACGCGCGACAGTGTGCGGCTGGCGGATGACGAGCACGAGGCGCTGGTAGAGGAGCTGGCGCGGCGGCTCGGCCTGCGCCGCGTGGGCTGGCTCTTCACAGACTTGCTGCCTAAAGACCGCACCGCTGCGACTGTGCAGTGTCTGCG AGGCGTGGACACTCACTTCCTGTCGGCACAGGAGTGCATCATGGCAGGCCACTACCAGAACCAGCACCCCAACGCATGCCGCCACGCCTCCTCCGGGTACTTCGGCTCCAAGTTCTTCACCGTCTGCGTCACGG GTGACAGCAATAATCAGATCCACCTGGAGGGCTACCAGGTGTCGGGGCAGTGCCAGGCGCTGGTGCGCGACGGCATCCTGCTGCCCACGCGTGACGCGCCCGAGCTGGGCTACATCCGCGACTGCACGCCGCAGCAGTACGTGCCCGATGTCTACTATAAG GAGAAGGACGCATACGGCAACGAGGTGGGCGTGTCGGCCAAGCGGCTGCCCGTGGCCTACCTGCTGGTGGACGTGCCGTGCGGCGTGGCGCCCGCCAGCGCGTCGTCGCTGTTCAGCGCCTCCGCGCGCTTCCCGCCCGCGCATCGCCCGCTGCAGCAGCACGTGCAGAGCCTGCACGCGCTGCACCAGCACGTGCAGCAG TCCAGCTCGTTCCTGGAGGCCGCATCCGACCTGCACGTGCTACTGTACCTGGCCACCAACGACGCGCACCCGCTGTCGCTCGAGCAGCTGCAGCCGCTCGTGGACGCCGTGCGCGCGCGCGACGCCGCCGCCGCCGATGCGTGGCGCCAGACGCCGGCCGCCGCCGCGCTGCTGCTGCGCGCGCGCGCGGCGCACGACGGCGCGTCCGCGACGCCGCGCGCGACCTCCGCCGGCGCCGATGCGCCCGGCGTGTGGACGTGTCCGCTCTGCACCTTCCACAACGCGGCGCCGCTCGACGCCTGCGAGATGTGCGCCATGCCCAG GAACGCGATGTAA